A genomic region of Caenorhabditis elegans chromosome V contains the following coding sequences:
- the K02E2.6 gene encoding Peptidase A2 domain-containing protein (Confirmed by transcript evidence) yields MASNVDKEYPIPNINTILHKNNRGRLPVVQVGVNGKVVHVLLDTGAGISYLPISKINLKDLDPTYQLQAHAANGTPILFHGIVKLALRMGNRVFEHTLHVSDDKDCPTEMLLGTDFMKKAFMK; encoded by the exons ATGGCCTCAAATGTGGATAAAGAGTATCCAATACCGAACATTAACACCATCCTACACAAGAACAACAGAGGAAGATTACCAGTGGTACAAGTGGGAGTAAACGGAAAAGTCGTTCACGTCCTCCTCGACACAGGAGCCGGAATCAGTTACttgccaatttcaaaaatcaatctgAAAGATCTGGACCCAACCTATCAACTACAAGCTCACGCAGCGAACGGAACACCCATCTTGTTCCATGGAATCGTGAAACTAGCTCTTCGAATGGGAAATCGTGTGTTCGAACACACTCTACATGTTTCAGACGACAAAGATTGCCCTACCGAAATGTTGTTGGGAACAGACTTCATGAAAAAG GCTTTTATGAAATAA
- the K02E2.11 gene encoding Phosphatidate cytidylyltransferase (Confirmed by transcript evidence), with protein MDLEAKLNNYSKRFQEIILVPVICNGF; from the exons ATGGACCTGGAGGCGAAATTGAATAACTATTCGAAGCGTTTTCAAG aaataatccTTGTACCAGTTATCTGCAACGGGTTTTAA
- the K02E2.7 gene encoding Cilia- and flagella-associated protein 251-like (Confirmed by transcript evidence), translating to MEIPSFHITPDMRNLFSECVKEGSYKLFYDLYKSEFEDLAVHLKTVRLPEDTVLHYCVSNFMECVEYLIHTGRGYNYYGHVFSFYRDVDWAILNGDWSRFYWKFRDSVDYVIKKAREQRKIQIYVVEGSARYSSFRSRDRKNPKENSPETRDFEKKSQERENRRRELEEELRKLDLEEKEQLAMISNFKSPEPELQPISPPPSIHDDLINDMDGGMFGSEKTDDSSLEDLQLHVQEMDKNTMLTENFDQDQEELKLFVQELEQNAAETINNSSHQLENALKAEENIETEISEEEASDDEEEDNFHTMLQEQAARHKEEMEKVMKKRAEQKKKLEELNRKVNAIVFYK from the exons ATGGAAATTCCATCTTTTCATATTACACCAGATATGAGAAACTTATTCAGTGAATGTGTTAAAGAA GGAAGTTATAAACTTTTCTACGACTTATACAAGAGTGAGTTCGAAGATCTAGCCGTACATTTGAAAACTGTCAGACTACCGGAG GACACCGTACTCCACTACTGCGTAAGCAACTTCATGGAATGCGTGGAATATTTAATTCATACTGGCCGCGGATACAACTATTATGGTCACGTTTTTAGCTTTTACAGGGATGTTGACTGGGCAATTTTAAATGGA GATTGGAGCagattttactggaaatttcgCGACTCCGTAGATTATGTTATAAAGAAAGCAAGAGAGcaacggaaaattcaaatttatgttGTTGAAGGAAGTGCACGTTATTCTTCT TTCCGTAGCCGTGATCGCAAAAATCCCAAAGAAAATTCTCCAGAAACTCGAG attttgagaaaaaatcgcAAGAGCGGGAAAATCGAAGACGAGAGCTTGAAGAGGAGCTGAGGAAACTGGATCTAGAGGAAAAAGAGCAACTGGCTAtgatttcaaacttcaaaagcCCGGAGCCGGAACTTCAACCAATTTCCCCGCCACCCTCAATACATGATGACCTTATAAATGACATGGATGGCGGAATGTTTG gttctgaaaaaactgaCGATTCAAGTTTGGAAGACTTGCAGCTTCATGTACAAGAAATGGACAAGAATACTATGTTAACAG AAAATTTCGATCAAGATCAAGAAGaactgaaactttttgtgCAAGAACTAGAGCAAAACGCTGCTGAAACAATTAACAATTCCTCTCACCAACTCGAAAATGCTCTGAAAGctgaagaaaatattgaaactgaAATCTCTGAAGAAGAAGCTAGCGACGATGAAGAGGAAGACAATTTCCACACAATGCTCCAAGAACAAGCTGCACGTCACAaggaagaaatggaaaaagtcATGAAAAAACGGGCGGAGCAGAAGAAAAAGCTTGAGGAGCTAAACAGAAAAGTTAATGCAAtagttttttacaaataa
- the K02E2.7 gene encoding Cilia- and flagella-associated protein 251-like (Confirmed by transcript evidence): protein MEIPSFHITPDMRNLFSECVKEGSYKLFYDLYKSEFEDLAVHLKTVRLPEDTVLHYCVSNFMECVEYLIHTGRGYNYYGHVFSFYRDVDWAILNGDWSRFYWKFRDSVDYVIKKAREQRKIQIYVVEGSARYSSFRSRDRKNPKENSPETRVQKPVLEDFEKKSQERENRRRELEEELRKLDLEEKEQLAMISNFKSPEPELQPISPPPSIHDDLINDMDGGMFGSEKTDDSSLEDLQLHVQEMDKNTMLTENFDQDQEELKLFVQELEQNAAETINNSSHQLENALKAEENIETEISEEEASDDEEEDNFHTMLQEQAARHKEEMEKVMKKRAEQKKKLEELNRKVNAIVFYK, encoded by the exons ATGGAAATTCCATCTTTTCATATTACACCAGATATGAGAAACTTATTCAGTGAATGTGTTAAAGAA GGAAGTTATAAACTTTTCTACGACTTATACAAGAGTGAGTTCGAAGATCTAGCCGTACATTTGAAAACTGTCAGACTACCGGAG GACACCGTACTCCACTACTGCGTAAGCAACTTCATGGAATGCGTGGAATATTTAATTCATACTGGCCGCGGATACAACTATTATGGTCACGTTTTTAGCTTTTACAGGGATGTTGACTGGGCAATTTTAAATGGA GATTGGAGCagattttactggaaatttcgCGACTCCGTAGATTATGTTATAAAGAAAGCAAGAGAGcaacggaaaattcaaatttatgttGTTGAAGGAAGTGCACGTTATTCTTCT TTCCGTAGCCGTGATCGCAAAAATCCCAAAGAAAATTCTCCAGAAACTCGAG TCCAAAAACCAGTCctggaagattttgagaaaaaatcgcAAGAGCGGGAAAATCGAAGACGAGAGCTTGAAGAGGAGCTGAGGAAACTGGATCTAGAGGAAAAAGAGCAACTGGCTAtgatttcaaacttcaaaagcCCGGAGCCGGAACTTCAACCAATTTCCCCGCCACCCTCAATACATGATGACCTTATAAATGACATGGATGGCGGAATGTTTG gttctgaaaaaactgaCGATTCAAGTTTGGAAGACTTGCAGCTTCATGTACAAGAAATGGACAAGAATACTATGTTAACAG AAAATTTCGATCAAGATCAAGAAGaactgaaactttttgtgCAAGAACTAGAGCAAAACGCTGCTGAAACAATTAACAATTCCTCTCACCAACTCGAAAATGCTCTGAAAGctgaagaaaatattgaaactgaAATCTCTGAAGAAGAAGCTAGCGACGATGAAGAGGAAGACAATTTCCACACAATGCTCCAAGAACAAGCTGCACGTCACAaggaagaaatggaaaaagtcATGAAAAAACGGGCGGAGCAGAAGAAAAAGCTTGAGGAGCTAAACAGAAAAGTTAATGCAAtagttttttacaaataa
- the K02E2.7 gene encoding Cilia- and flagella-associated protein 251-like (Confirmed by transcript evidence) — MECVEYLIHTGRGYNYYGHVFSFYRDVDWAILNGDWSRFYWKFRDSVDYVIKKAREQRKIQIYVVEGSARYSSFRSRDRKNPKENSPETRVQKPVLEDFEKKSQERENRRRELEEELRKLDLEEKEQLAMISNFKSPEPELQPISPPPSIHDDLINDMDGGMFGSEKTDDSSLEDLQLHVQEMDKNTMLTENFDQDQEELKLFVQELEQNAAETINNSSHQLENALKAEENIETEISEEEASDDEEEDNFHTMLQEQAARHKEEMEKVMKKRAEQKKKLEELNRKVNAIVFYK; from the exons ATGGAATGCGTGGAATATTTAATTCATACTGGCCGCGGATACAACTATTATGGTCACGTTTTTAGCTTTTACAGGGATGTTGACTGGGCAATTTTAAATGGA GATTGGAGCagattttactggaaatttcgCGACTCCGTAGATTATGTTATAAAGAAAGCAAGAGAGcaacggaaaattcaaatttatgttGTTGAAGGAAGTGCACGTTATTCTTCT TTCCGTAGCCGTGATCGCAAAAATCCCAAAGAAAATTCTCCAGAAACTCGAG TCCAAAAACCAGTCctggaagattttgagaaaaaatcgcAAGAGCGGGAAAATCGAAGACGAGAGCTTGAAGAGGAGCTGAGGAAACTGGATCTAGAGGAAAAAGAGCAACTGGCTAtgatttcaaacttcaaaagcCCGGAGCCGGAACTTCAACCAATTTCCCCGCCACCCTCAATACATGATGACCTTATAAATGACATGGATGGCGGAATGTTTG gttctgaaaaaactgaCGATTCAAGTTTGGAAGACTTGCAGCTTCATGTACAAGAAATGGACAAGAATACTATGTTAACAG AAAATTTCGATCAAGATCAAGAAGaactgaaactttttgtgCAAGAACTAGAGCAAAACGCTGCTGAAACAATTAACAATTCCTCTCACCAACTCGAAAATGCTCTGAAAGctgaagaaaatattgaaactgaAATCTCTGAAGAAGAAGCTAGCGACGATGAAGAGGAAGACAATTTCCACACAATGCTCCAAGAACAAGCTGCACGTCACAaggaagaaatggaaaaagtcATGAAAAAACGGGCGGAGCAGAAGAAAAAGCTTGAGGAGCTAAACAGAAAAGTTAATGCAAtagttttttacaaataa
- the K02E2.7 gene encoding Cilia- and flagella-associated protein 251-like (Confirmed by transcript evidence) — protein MECVEYLIHTGRGYNYYGHVFSFYRDVDWAILNGDWSRFYWKFRDSVDYVIKKAREQRKIQIYVVEGSARYSSFRSRDRKNPKENSPETRDFEKKSQERENRRRELEEELRKLDLEEKEQLAMISNFKSPEPELQPISPPPSIHDDLINDMDGGMFGSEKTDDSSLEDLQLHVQEMDKNTMLTENFDQDQEELKLFVQELEQNAAETINNSSHQLENALKAEENIETEISEEEASDDEEEDNFHTMLQEQAARHKEEMEKVMKKRAEQKKKLEELNRKVNAIVFYK, from the exons ATGGAATGCGTGGAATATTTAATTCATACTGGCCGCGGATACAACTATTATGGTCACGTTTTTAGCTTTTACAGGGATGTTGACTGGGCAATTTTAAATGGA GATTGGAGCagattttactggaaatttcgCGACTCCGTAGATTATGTTATAAAGAAAGCAAGAGAGcaacggaaaattcaaatttatgttGTTGAAGGAAGTGCACGTTATTCTTCT TTCCGTAGCCGTGATCGCAAAAATCCCAAAGAAAATTCTCCAGAAACTCGAG attttgagaaaaaatcgcAAGAGCGGGAAAATCGAAGACGAGAGCTTGAAGAGGAGCTGAGGAAACTGGATCTAGAGGAAAAAGAGCAACTGGCTAtgatttcaaacttcaaaagcCCGGAGCCGGAACTTCAACCAATTTCCCCGCCACCCTCAATACATGATGACCTTATAAATGACATGGATGGCGGAATGTTTG gttctgaaaaaactgaCGATTCAAGTTTGGAAGACTTGCAGCTTCATGTACAAGAAATGGACAAGAATACTATGTTAACAG AAAATTTCGATCAAGATCAAGAAGaactgaaactttttgtgCAAGAACTAGAGCAAAACGCTGCTGAAACAATTAACAATTCCTCTCACCAACTCGAAAATGCTCTGAAAGctgaagaaaatattgaaactgaAATCTCTGAAGAAGAAGCTAGCGACGATGAAGAGGAAGACAATTTCCACACAATGCTCCAAGAACAAGCTGCACGTCACAaggaagaaatggaaaaagtcATGAAAAAACGGGCGGAGCAGAAGAAAAAGCTTGAGGAGCTAAACAGAAAAGTTAATGCAAtagttttttacaaataa
- the F53H2.1 gene encoding SH2 domain-containing protein (Partially confirmed by transcript evidence), translating to MDFACFYITPEMIQLFNECSQKSKYRKFYNFYSAQFKKLSENLKTVDLPKNYTVTYCAHNFMECLKYLLNPHRNYTGYVGKFYEDVEWAISNKDWDRFYWKYRESVDYVLKQARDQQKCYTYVVVDDKLYVTFHDRDLNVKSLLRHERNKNTKIYKSKNDQSNLLWPSSHTQITTCSEMGSYGGLKIVYEESDGRTVVKYVDDSLFSQSQCLKNLSAEQLQPQSGHINTFLSQSCNSNQQAENNNFQQKMQCFTICSPQCYSPQNFRRANIDEISSLNTYKEYLNYYEQGCTSVSSSVHKTGPIYENTKEIARWRPQSNFPSRPKHQSIYENVEIEQFGNGQDKIYDNFSSKRTPLYPSTAFETTHHENTEHLKSRVCKINTVDEKERKTAQGSQERFQLDGHRSQDIPTSISNTETSADQQKIEPYYIPTNIYENFYGNSSTNHYPPTPYPRTSSLTSSIGNPGGPKLEEFHNATSNLNVEPNIWHVTPGKDKNRIDRYQSELDSSKQQSTPTATIAVNIRRNSEQSQVENHSGHFQNEDYGFSLVSEPRYDTLKPFEVNDFLQGSSLESIGCLTDTRHSTNDDMVDTLKPFEWNNTLREGSEEIDIFDVHVREIQPIPSKSSMLGDLWSDLDKPEPSTKPVLRSNVSVDRGLEYWKRYAEDVKQQITNAVIGTEPFEPKISEKEYSEDEEENTTINRDFHRKFQEQTKRNQEELRRKREERAARRREHEEELSKMRQESKQKYLMFFNCLGLKLRFEEQEHNWREWIQGCKQCISKLIELFSQFVSEIRRNYRGLKHLNREDEADLQTEISFLLSDIMNTYNSLEDSFEQLTNLESRFEDVMFNKVLKKCIAESATRLLKAYNTAGELSEHASQDNFQNLQNTFKGFTPSLIYSTTDLRRICKENSYSDNYENVQFPQIRNQKSYNVVSSDV from the exons ATGGATTTCGCTTGTTTTTATATTACACCGGAAATGATACAACTCTTCAATGAATGCTCCcaaaaa agtaaatatagaaaattctaTAACTTCTACAGTGcccaattcaaaaaactatcagagaatttaaaaactgtcGATTTACCAAAG aACTACACGGTCACATATTGCGCTCATAACTTTATGGAATGTTTGAAGTATCTACTTAATCCTCACCGAAATTATACTGGATACGTTGGTAAATTCTACGAAGACGTTGAATGGGCTATTTCAAACAAA GATTGGGATAGGTTCTACTGGAAGTATCGGGAGTCTGTTGATTATGTCTTGAAACAAGCCAGGGATCAACAGAAATGTTACACTTATGTTGTTGTGGATGACAAATTGTATGTTAct TTTCATGACCGGGATTTGAATGTTAAGAGCCTCCTACGTCacgaaagaaacaaaaatacg aaaatatataagtCTAAAAACGACCAATCAAACCTTTTGTGGCCATCATCACATACGCAGATAACCACATGCAGTGAAATGGGGAGTTATGGAGGTTTAAAAATCGTCTATGAAGAATCAGACGGCCGCACTGTTGTAAAATACGTAGATGACTCATTGTTCTCGCAGTCACAGTGCCTAAAGAATTTGTCCGCTGAACAGCTTCAACCACAAAGTGGACATATCAATACTTT CCTATCGCAAAGTTGTAACTCAAATCAACAAGctgaaaacaacaattttcaacaaaaaatgcaatgtttcaCTATATGCTCGCCACAATGTTACTCGCCACAAAATTTTCGACGTGCTAACATtgatgaaatttcaagtttaaatACTTATAAG gaatatttgaattattatgaACAAGGTTGTACTTCGGTGTCTTCTTCAGTACATAAAACTGGTCCTATTTATGAAAATACGAAAGAAATTGCAAGATGGCGACCTCAGTCTAATTT TCCGTCACGCCCAAAACATCAGTCGATATACGAAAAC GTCGAAATTGAGCAGTTTGGAAATGGTCAAGATAAGATttatgacaatttttcatcgaaaag aacaccGTTGTACCCATCCACGGCGTTTGAAACAACACATCATGAAAACAcagaacatttaaaaagtCGTGTTTGTAAAATCAAT ACTGTTGacgagaaagagagaaaaacaGCACAAGGATCACAGGAAAGGTTTCAACTAGATGGACATCGTTCACAAGATATACCAACCTCAATTTCAAATACTGAGACGTCAGCAGaccaacaaaaaatagaacCGTATTACATACCCACT AATATTTACGagaatttttatggaaattctTCAACAAATCACTACCCTCCAACACCATATCCAag AACCTCTTCACTAACCAGCAGTATTGGAAATCCTGGCGGGCCAAAATTAGAGGAATTCCACAATGCTACAAGTAATTTGAAC GTGGAACCAAACATTTGGCATGTGACCCCTGGAAAAGACAAGAATAGAATTGATCGATATCAATCAGAACTTGATTCGAG CAAGCAGCAAAGTACTCCTACTGCAACTATTGCCGTGAACATTCGGAGAAATTCCGAACAATCTCAAGTTGAAAATCACAGtggacattttcaaaatgaagatTATGGTTTTTCATT agTTTCGGAGCCAAGATATGATACTCTGAAACCATTTGAAGTGAACGATTTTTTGCAAGGAAGTTCATTGGAAAGTATTGGCTGCTTGACCGATACAAGACATTCAACAAATGATGACATGGTGGACACTCTCAAACCTTTTGAATGGAATAACACTTTACGCGAAGGTTCAGAGGAAATTGATATCTTTGACGTCCATGTTCGTGAGATTCAACCAATCCCTTCCAAGTCTTCAATGCTTGGTGATCTATGGAGTGACTTGGATAAACCCGAACCTTCTACAAAACCAG TACTCCGCTCTAATGTATCTGTGGATCGAGGTTTAGAATATTGGAAGCGTTACGCAGAAGATGTAAAGCAACAGATAACT AATGCTGTCATAGGCACGGAACCCTTTGAaccaaaaatctcagaaaaagaATACAGTGAGGATGAAGAGGAGAACACCACTATAAATAGGGATTTCCACAGAAAGTTCCAAGAACAAACTAAGCGAAACCAGGAagaattgagaagaaaaagagaagaacgGGCGGCGCGGAGACGGGAGCATGAAGAGGAGCTCAGTAAGATGAGACAGGAATCCAAACAGaaatatttaatgtttttcaattgtcTTGGCCTGAAGCTCCGCTTCGAGGAACAGGAACACAATTGGAGGGAATGGATTCAGGGGTGCAA ACAGTGCATTAGCAAGTTGATAGAATTATTCAGTCAATTCGTCAGTGAAATTCGAAGAAACTATAGaggtttgaaacatttgaacaGAGAGGACGAAGCCGATCTTCag acgGAAATCTCATTCCTCCTGAGCGACATTATGAACACATACAACTCACTGGAAGATAGTTTTGAACAATTGACAAATTTGGAGAGCCGGTTCGAAGATGTAATGTTCAATAAAGTGTTAAAG AAATGCATCGCCGAATCGGCAACTAGGCTACTTAAAGCCTATAACACTGCGGGCGAGCTTTCGGAGCATGCTAGTCAGGATAACTTCCAGAATCTTCAGAATACCTTTAAAGGTTTTACTCCTTCTCTAATTTATTCCACGACAGATTTGCGTAGGATTTGCAAGGAGAACAGTTATTCAGATAATTATGAAAATGTGCAATTCCCACAGAttcgaaatcaaaaatcttataATGTTGTTAGCTCGGATGTATAA
- the F53H2.1 gene encoding Protein containing ALS2cr12 (ALS2CR12) signature (Partially confirmed by transcript evidence) has translation MGSYGGLKIVYEESDGRTVVKYVDDSLFSQSQCLKNLSAEQLQPQSGHINTFLSQSCNSNQQAENNNFQQKMQCFTICSPQCYSPQNFRRANIDEISSLNTYKEYLNYYEQGCTSVSSSVHKTGPIYENTKEIARWRPQSNFPSRPKHQSIYENVEIEQFGNGQDKIYDNFSSKRTPLYPSTAFETTHHENTEHLKSRVCKINTVDEKERKTAQGSQERFQLDGHRSQDIPTSISNTETSADQQKIEPYYIPTNIYENFYGNSSTNHYPPTPYPRTSSLTSSIGNPGGPKLEEFHNATSNLNVEPNIWHVTPGKDKNRIDRYQSELDSSKQQSTPTATIAVNIRRNSEQSQVENHSGHFQNEDYGFSLVSEPRYDTLKPFEVNDFLQGSSLESIGCLTDTRHSTNDDMVDTLKPFEWNNTLREGSEEIDIFDVHVREIQPIPSKSSMLGDLWSDLDKPEPSTKPVLRSNVSVDRGLEYWKRYAEDVKQQITNAVIGTEPFEPKISEKEYSEDEEENTTINRDFHRKFQEQTKRNQEELRRKREERAARRREHEEELSKMRQESKQKYLMFFNCLGLKLRFEEQEHNWREWIQGCKQCISKLIELFSQFVSEIRRNYRGLKHLNREDEADLQTEISFLLSDIMNTYNSLEDSFEQLTNLESRFEDVMFNKVLKKCIAESATRLLKAYNTAGELSEHASQDNFQNLQNTFKGFTPSLIYSTTDLRRICKENSYSDNYENVQFPQIRNQKSYNVVSSDV, from the exons ATGGGGAGTTATGGAGGTTTAAAAATCGTCTATGAAGAATCAGACGGCCGCACTGTTGTAAAATACGTAGATGACTCATTGTTCTCGCAGTCACAGTGCCTAAAGAATTTGTCCGCTGAACAGCTTCAACCACAAAGTGGACATATCAATACTTT CCTATCGCAAAGTTGTAACTCAAATCAACAAGctgaaaacaacaattttcaacaaaaaatgcaatgtttcaCTATATGCTCGCCACAATGTTACTCGCCACAAAATTTTCGACGTGCTAACATtgatgaaatttcaagtttaaatACTTATAAG gaatatttgaattattatgaACAAGGTTGTACTTCGGTGTCTTCTTCAGTACATAAAACTGGTCCTATTTATGAAAATACGAAAGAAATTGCAAGATGGCGACCTCAGTCTAATTT TCCGTCACGCCCAAAACATCAGTCGATATACGAAAAC GTCGAAATTGAGCAGTTTGGAAATGGTCAAGATAAGATttatgacaatttttcatcgaaaag aacaccGTTGTACCCATCCACGGCGTTTGAAACAACACATCATGAAAACAcagaacatttaaaaagtCGTGTTTGTAAAATCAAT ACTGTTGacgagaaagagagaaaaacaGCACAAGGATCACAGGAAAGGTTTCAACTAGATGGACATCGTTCACAAGATATACCAACCTCAATTTCAAATACTGAGACGTCAGCAGaccaacaaaaaatagaacCGTATTACATACCCACT AATATTTACGagaatttttatggaaattctTCAACAAATCACTACCCTCCAACACCATATCCAag AACCTCTTCACTAACCAGCAGTATTGGAAATCCTGGCGGGCCAAAATTAGAGGAATTCCACAATGCTACAAGTAATTTGAAC GTGGAACCAAACATTTGGCATGTGACCCCTGGAAAAGACAAGAATAGAATTGATCGATATCAATCAGAACTTGATTCGAG CAAGCAGCAAAGTACTCCTACTGCAACTATTGCCGTGAACATTCGGAGAAATTCCGAACAATCTCAAGTTGAAAATCACAGtggacattttcaaaatgaagatTATGGTTTTTCATT agTTTCGGAGCCAAGATATGATACTCTGAAACCATTTGAAGTGAACGATTTTTTGCAAGGAAGTTCATTGGAAAGTATTGGCTGCTTGACCGATACAAGACATTCAACAAATGATGACATGGTGGACACTCTCAAACCTTTTGAATGGAATAACACTTTACGCGAAGGTTCAGAGGAAATTGATATCTTTGACGTCCATGTTCGTGAGATTCAACCAATCCCTTCCAAGTCTTCAATGCTTGGTGATCTATGGAGTGACTTGGATAAACCCGAACCTTCTACAAAACCAG TACTCCGCTCTAATGTATCTGTGGATCGAGGTTTAGAATATTGGAAGCGTTACGCAGAAGATGTAAAGCAACAGATAACT AATGCTGTCATAGGCACGGAACCCTTTGAaccaaaaatctcagaaaaagaATACAGTGAGGATGAAGAGGAGAACACCACTATAAATAGGGATTTCCACAGAAAGTTCCAAGAACAAACTAAGCGAAACCAGGAagaattgagaagaaaaagagaagaacgGGCGGCGCGGAGACGGGAGCATGAAGAGGAGCTCAGTAAGATGAGACAGGAATCCAAACAGaaatatttaatgtttttcaattgtcTTGGCCTGAAGCTCCGCTTCGAGGAACAGGAACACAATTGGAGGGAATGGATTCAGGGGTGCAA ACAGTGCATTAGCAAGTTGATAGAATTATTCAGTCAATTCGTCAGTGAAATTCGAAGAAACTATAGaggtttgaaacatttgaacaGAGAGGACGAAGCCGATCTTCag acgGAAATCTCATTCCTCCTGAGCGACATTATGAACACATACAACTCACTGGAAGATAGTTTTGAACAATTGACAAATTTGGAGAGCCGGTTCGAAGATGTAATGTTCAATAAAGTGTTAAAG AAATGCATCGCCGAATCGGCAACTAGGCTACTTAAAGCCTATAACACTGCGGGCGAGCTTTCGGAGCATGCTAGTCAGGATAACTTCCAGAATCTTCAGAATACCTTTAAAGGTTTTACTCCTTCTCTAATTTATTCCACGACAGATTTGCGTAGGATTTGCAAGGAGAACAGTTATTCAGATAATTATGAAAATGTGCAATTCCCACAGAttcgaaatcaaaaatcttataATGTTGTTAGCTCGGATGTATAA
- the F53H2.1 gene encoding Protein containing ALS2cr12 (ALS2CR12) signature (Partially confirmed by transcript evidence), translated as MVDTLKPFEWNNTLREGSEEIDIFDVHVREIQPIPSKSSMLGDLWSDLDKPEPSTKPVLRSNVSVDRGLEYWKRYAEDVKQQITNAVIGTEPFEPKISEKEYSEDEEENTTINRDFHRKFQEQTKRNQEELRRKREERAARRREHEEELSKMRQESKQKYLMFFNCLGLKLRFEEQEHNWREWIQGCKQCISKLIELFSQFVSEIRRNYRGLKHLNREDEADLQTEISFLLSDIMNTYNSLEDSFEQLTNLESRFEDVMFNKVLKKCIAESATRLLKAYNTAGELSEHASQDNFQNLQNTFKGFTPSLIYSTTDLRRICKENSYSDNYENVQFPQIRNQKSYNVVSSDV; from the exons ATGGTGGACACTCTCAAACCTTTTGAATGGAATAACACTTTACGCGAAGGTTCAGAGGAAATTGATATCTTTGACGTCCATGTTCGTGAGATTCAACCAATCCCTTCCAAGTCTTCAATGCTTGGTGATCTATGGAGTGACTTGGATAAACCCGAACCTTCTACAAAACCAG TACTCCGCTCTAATGTATCTGTGGATCGAGGTTTAGAATATTGGAAGCGTTACGCAGAAGATGTAAAGCAACAGATAACT AATGCTGTCATAGGCACGGAACCCTTTGAaccaaaaatctcagaaaaagaATACAGTGAGGATGAAGAGGAGAACACCACTATAAATAGGGATTTCCACAGAAAGTTCCAAGAACAAACTAAGCGAAACCAGGAagaattgagaagaaaaagagaagaacgGGCGGCGCGGAGACGGGAGCATGAAGAGGAGCTCAGTAAGATGAGACAGGAATCCAAACAGaaatatttaatgtttttcaattgtcTTGGCCTGAAGCTCCGCTTCGAGGAACAGGAACACAATTGGAGGGAATGGATTCAGGGGTGCAA ACAGTGCATTAGCAAGTTGATAGAATTATTCAGTCAATTCGTCAGTGAAATTCGAAGAAACTATAGaggtttgaaacatttgaacaGAGAGGACGAAGCCGATCTTCag acgGAAATCTCATTCCTCCTGAGCGACATTATGAACACATACAACTCACTGGAAGATAGTTTTGAACAATTGACAAATTTGGAGAGCCGGTTCGAAGATGTAATGTTCAATAAAGTGTTAAAG AAATGCATCGCCGAATCGGCAACTAGGCTACTTAAAGCCTATAACACTGCGGGCGAGCTTTCGGAGCATGCTAGTCAGGATAACTTCCAGAATCTTCAGAATACCTTTAAAGGTTTTACTCCTTCTCTAATTTATTCCACGACAGATTTGCGTAGGATTTGCAAGGAGAACAGTTATTCAGATAATTATGAAAATGTGCAATTCCCACAGAttcgaaatcaaaaatcttataATGTTGTTAGCTCGGATGTATAA